Part of the Hevea brasiliensis isolate MT/VB/25A 57/8 chromosome 16, ASM3005281v1, whole genome shotgun sequence genome is shown below.
TAAATTGATTAAAAGGTGTAACGACCCAAGCTAGGGGCCGTTGCTGCCGTTAGGGATTGGGTCTGCTTAAGGCTGCTgaaacccgtagtaagcctaaaacTTGTAAATATACCCTTAACATTTTTACTATCAACGCTCAAACTTATAACAAACCATTACACTTTACTCTTTTTATCCATATATAAACATCTTTAGCATAAAAGTGGTTCATAAATTGAACCTTAACATATATAAAACTCTAAAGTATAATGGTTTAGCATTTATACTCCCAAAAGTGTTAAATAAATATAAACATTATTATTCATACTTAAAACATTACTTAACTCCAATTTCTATTATTACCAACACAGTAATATCCATTCACATGTTACATGTTCGCCTACTCATACATCATACATGAAGAAAAACTCTATAGCCGATGCTCTCTCTCCGTAGAACTCTTACAATCCTGCAAACTTGCATCTTGGGGTCAAGGGAAAGGGGTAAGCTTATGCAAGCTCAGTAAGTAAAttaatcaatattaattatatcattcatttcatatatatgcaatgcatcattcgCATGGGCttttcacatcacaaacatttcaTGTAGGATGGACTTGTCACTAGTAACTCTCCGAATTCAAAGTGCCCAGCTCATACAGAGGCTCCGCAAGACTTTCGCTTAAAACATAACGTGTGTCATGCACTCGAGGCAACTTAGAGATCTCCCTTGACTGGGCATCATAAAAATCTCCCTACGGGATTTTCTTATGGatctataatatacataacataacatagtcaTAAACATGAGGGAGTCAGTAGGTCATCCATCATCCATGAATGCACCGATAACAAATATGCAATTATGCAATATCTTCGTATTTtagatacatacatcctaaataaatatgacataatgtatgaggatgatcataaattaactttaaatagtttccattttattaaggttagagttactcacctcttgtaacCTATCAACCACCTAACTTGAATGGTAGTTAATCTCGGATCCTTAACCTTTTGAATCCCTCAAGCCCGATTCTATAAAATTAGACTCTAGAGAGTTATACAAGGCTCTAAAACTTTATACACATAATAAACATTTTATTCTGGGCCCTCAAAAATTACGAAATTGGGTTTTAGAATCTTGAAATCAAAGGAGAAATAAAGTAGGTAGAACCAAGTTTGGCTGCCTAAGTCTTGGGTTTTGGCTGCCGAACCTTAGAATATCGGATGCCTATTTTGGGCAGTAGCCACTGTGGTTGTCAAAGTCTTAGACTTTGACTGTCGaacctataaaattttcagatttttcgAGAAATTGCATGCTTCGATTAaacttctaaatggaagaatccacctcAAGATCTTTAAAAACTCAAGGAAATATCTTCAAAGAGCTTATTGTATGCTCCAacagttgagagagagagaagaaaagaaaactcAAGTGTTTTGATAGAAAAAATGGGCCTTGATCGCTTTTATACCCATGACAATTAAGGGACTTTTGGCTGCCGGAGTCTGTTCTTTTCAAAGGGCATTTGAACTATAAAAAGAACTTTGGCTGTCAAAAGTCCATCATTCGACTCTCGAAATTCTTTTTGCCAAAAACAAATACTTAAATACTTTTAGGGATAAAAACAtttaaaacattttcatttttaaatacattttgaacatctcaaacacacatatacacatacataaatatatttttacaTCTTATTGTCACTTTCTTGTCAgtgaagttttaatttttttcaccAGAATACTCTGTCAAGGGCAAATATTCCGATCTCAAAAAATAACGGGTATTACAAAAGGAGCTCGCATTATTAAGCATATGtagcaatttaaaaaaaattattaatgagGAGTAAATTTTATTTGAGATTTGAATggataattaattaatctctttttattattttgaacTTATTTAAAGTCTTAAATAAGGAATAACTATCTTTCAGAAAACTTTacatgatttaattttaattattaattgtatGGAATCTTAtataaatttcatcataattaattattattattatctatatatatatatacgcacACACATATCCTTCTCAAGGATTAATTATAAAACCAAAACAACCTAAAATGCTTACTTCAATTAGATAAGAATTTTCACCAATGAAACTAATTTATTTAGGTAGGTTtggtttattatttatttattttttaattcaaacTAAACCTAACTATGACTAAACCCATCACTAACTTACTGCATGCCAATATAATCTTTCATGCAATGTTTGCTTCCCAAATTTATAGGTGAGAAACCTGTCAAACGAGCCCTACCCTTTCCTTATCTTCAACAAAGAAAATTTTTATCTACACTAGCTAGGCCACACTTGATTAATAACAATTCGTTGATGGaaatagttattaatttttgtcagaatttaaatttgagattttatatttttgaagacgatttcaatattattaaataaaaaatatttaccgtatatgaaaatttatttatttccGGTTAAAAAAAAAGGGACCTTTGACAAATGATAAAGAGTCACGGAAGTACAAATACAATGCAGGGTGAGGGTGAGTAACTAATAAATAATAATCTTCCTGTCTATATATATCAATGAAACATAGCTGATAGAAAAAGCTTATCAGAGAGAATGGAGATTGAAAGAGTGCAAGACATTGCTTGTCTTTCCAAAGACACCATCCCAGAAGAGTTCATTAGGTCAGAGAATGAGCAGCCAGTAATCACCACTGTTCATGGGGTCAACCTTGAGGTGCCAGTAATCGATATGAGCGACCTAGATGAGGAAAAGATTAGTCATTTGATTGTTGATGCTAGCCAGAAATGGGGAATGTTCCAAATAATCAACCATGGCATACCTGAAGAGATTATGAACCAGTTTAAAAGTGTGGGTAAGGAGTTTTTTGAGCTTCCACaagaagagaaagaagtttatgCAAAGGAACCTGGGACTATGGAAGGCTATGGAACATCTCTTCAGAGAGAAATTCAGGCCAAGAAAGGCTGGGTTGATCATTTGTTCCACAAGATATGGCCACCTTCCGTTATTAACTACAAGTTTTGGCCTAAGAATCCACCTTCTTACAGGTTTGATACAATTTCTTTATATACGAAACTCAAACTTGTACTTATCACCAGTCTAAGCCTGCAGGTGTACAAATTCgggatatttttttaattaatgtttaacaaagaaatattaatcTTGGTCTTTTTGTTGTTTTTGGCACTGTTTCTTGTTTTTCTCTTGGCAGGAAGGCCAATGAAGAGTACGTCAAGAACCTACATGGAGTGGTGGATAGATTATTCAAGAGCTTGTCAAAAGGTCTAGGACTTGAAGAGAATGAACTAAAGGAAGCTGCAGGTGGGAATGAGTTAGTTTACCTCCTGAAAATAAACTATTACCCACCGTGCCCACGCCCAGATCTGGCACTTGGGGTGGTGGCTCACACTGATATGTCCTGCATCACCATTCTTGTGCCCAATGATGTCCAGGGTCTTCAGGCCTCTAGAGATGGACACTGGTACGATGTCAAGTGCAGCCCTAATGCACTAATCATCCACATCGGTGACCAGATTGAGGTAGCTCTCTCATTCTCtcctaaaggaaaaaaaaaaatgataattataatatataaattttatatttttttaatccgTACCTTAACCTTTTAAAGTAAATGGAATCTTTGGAGTTTGAAATTATGAGAGAGACACCTTCTTTCAAATCTCAGCTAATTAAAAAGCCTTTTCATAAGATGCATAAACAACAAAGTGACATTATTATATTTAAGAAAATAGTACACATAGTGAGATGTTGATATTTTGTGAAAAAGAAATTAACTCTGAATACgtagtattaaaaaattatatatgttaaCAAATTAGGTTGATGGTTTTGGCAGATCTTGAGCAACGGAAAGTACAAGAGTGTGCTTCACAGAACAACAGTGAACAAAGACGAGGCAAGAATGTCATGGCCGGTGTTCTTGGAGCCTCCGACGGATTTTGAAGTGGGGCCTCACTCCAAGCTCGTTAACGAAGAGAATCCACCCAAATATAAGACCAAGAAGTACGGTGATTATTGTTATTGTAAGCTCAACAAGATTCCACAGTAGTAGTTGTTGTGTGCTGTAACGAGTGGTGCAAGAAAATTAGAGTCAAATGAGCATAAGGAAGGAGATTTATCATGTAACTTAGGCTTGTTTAGATTATCTAGTAATATTAAATATCATCGTATTCTCTGTCATatgattattgaaaaataaatagttgAAAATGAATTCCATCTGTTTAAATAGTTAACTTATAAATATGTTATTTACCATTCAATTGTTATTATCTTTTACTTATTTGTATAAACCTAACTGACAAAGAATACCACTtagtaaaaaatattaattaattgatacGCCACgtgataaaaaatattaaataattgatATGCAACTAAGAATGtaaacataataattatttaaaattcacttgagttaatttatctttttaaattttaaaatttaaattaaagaaagatattgattttgtttttttatctgataatatatatatatatatatatatatatatgaattaattaaaaaataaaaataatctat
Proteins encoded:
- the LOC110665573 gene encoding flavonol synthase/flavanone 3-hydroxylase, encoding MEIERVQDIACLSKDTIPEEFIRSENEQPVITTVHGVNLEVPVIDMSDLDEEKISHLIVDASQKWGMFQIINHGIPEEIMNQFKSVGKEFFELPQEEKEVYAKEPGTMEGYGTSLQREIQAKKGWVDHLFHKIWPPSVINYKFWPKNPPSYRKANEEYVKNLHGVVDRLFKSLSKGLGLEENELKEAAGGNELVYLLKINYYPPCPRPDLALGVVAHTDMSCITILVPNDVQGLQASRDGHWYDVKCSPNALIIHIGDQIEILSNGKYKSVLHRTTVNKDEARMSWPVFLEPPTDFEVGPHSKLVNEENPPKYKTKKYGDYCYCKLNKIPQ